TCCTAATTAATTACTGAATTTTGTTTGATTGAGTAATTTTATAAAATGATCAAATAAATAAGAAGCATCATGTGGTCCAGGGCTTGCTTCTGGATGTCCTTGAAAGCTAAAAGCTAATTTATTAGTTAAACGTAATCCTTGTACTGTGCCATCAAAAAGAGAAGTATGTGTTATAGAAATATTTTTTGGTAGATGTTTGGTATCAACAGTAAAACTATGATTTTGTGAAGTAATAATTACACGGTTTGTTTTTAATTCTTTAACTGGATGATTAGCACCATGATGACCAAATTTCATTTTAATGATATCACCTCCGTTAGCCAATGCAAGTAGTTGATGTCCTAGACATATTCCAAATATTGGGATATTAATTTTCAAGAAATCTTGAATAGATTTAATAGCATAATGGCATGGTCTTGGGTCACCAGGTCCATTAGATAAAAAAATTCCATCAGGAGCCAAATCTAATGCTGTTTTTGAATTTGTTGTAGCAGGTACTATCGTTAAATAACACCCACGATCTACTAACATACGTAAAATATTTCGTTTAACACCAAAATCATATACAATAATATGAAATAAAAATTTTTTTTCAGAAAATGATTTTTTTTTGTTAATAATGTAAGTACTTTTATTCCAATTATAAATAACTTTAGTGGAAACTTTTTTAGCTAAATCTAATCCTTGTAAACTCAAACAGTTTTTCGCTTTTTTATGTGCT
This region of Buchnera aphidicola (Aphis craccivora) genomic DNA includes:
- the carA gene encoding glutamine-hydrolyzing carbamoyl-phosphate synthase small subunit translates to MEGALGQSAVLVLEDGTRFHGRSIGAKGTTVGEVVFNTSITGYQEIITDPSYSHQIVTLTHPHIGNIGTNKNDEESSKIHIRGLIIRDMSPISSNYRSEKSFSSYLKENNIIAISDIDTRKLTRILRTKGSQNGCIIEDKKENYIIAHKKAKNCLSLQGLDLAKKVSTKVIYNWNKSTYIINKKKSFSEKKFLFHIIVYDFGVKRNILRMLVDRGCYLTIVPATTNSKTALDLAPDGIFLSNGPGDPRPCHYAIKSIQDFLKINIPIFGICLGHQLLALANGGDIIKMKFGHHGANHPVKELKTNRVIITSQNHSFTVDTKHLPKNISITHTSLFDGTVQGLRLTNKLAFSFQGHPEASPGPHDASYLFDHFIKLLNQTKFSN